One genomic window of Cupriavidus malaysiensis includes the following:
- a CDS encoding pseudouridine synthase, with amino-acid sequence MTDDQSPKRKTLGLKPTRTDSAQAAPRKAGATRPVRISDLNRQRVRDVAEGIKRARAAQDAAKPRKPADAAAKAGGERPRRFDDAQPRREGDARPRRFSDDPARGRAGGDGRRFGDGERQARPRRFGDDDAGARPQGEWRRPAPGARRGDDSRDARGAGDARGPRPRRFGDDDGNARPQGEWRRPAPGARRGDDNRDPRGAGDARGPRPRRFGDDDGNARPQGEWRRPAPGTRRGDDNRDTRGAGDARGPRPRRFGDDDGNARPQGEWRRPAPGARRGDDNRDARGAGDARGPRPRRFDDDGSARPQGEWRRPAPGARRAGDAPARPRDAAGDVRARRFSDTADRTKPARALPAERQEAPEPAAADGLVRLSKRMSELGLCSRREADEWIPRGWVLVDGEAITELGSRVRPDAEIEILQAARSEQGERVTVLLHKPVGYVSGQAEDGYEPAAVLFAEENHWQDDPTRKRFAPWQRKNLAPAGRLDIDSTGLLVLTQDGRVARQLIGEDSTIEKEYLVRVVWHAPQGRVERNVADVFPAESLDKLRHGLSLDGVELKPAKVSWQNEEQLRFVLREGRKRQIRRMCEQVGLEVVGLKRVRMGRIVLGDLPVGQWRFLGPFEKF; translated from the coding sequence ATGACCGATGACCAATCGCCCAAGCGCAAGACGCTGGGCCTGAAACCCACCCGCACCGACAGTGCCCAGGCCGCGCCCCGCAAGGCCGGCGCCACCCGTCCCGTGCGTATCTCGGACCTGAACCGCCAGCGCGTGCGCGACGTGGCCGAGGGCATCAAGCGCGCCCGCGCCGCCCAGGATGCGGCCAAGCCGCGCAAGCCCGCCGATGCCGCGGCCAAGGCCGGCGGCGAGCGGCCCCGCCGCTTCGACGATGCGCAACCGAGGCGCGAGGGCGATGCACGCCCGCGCCGCTTCAGCGATGACCCCGCGCGCGGCCGCGCCGGCGGCGACGGACGCCGCTTCGGCGATGGCGAGCGCCAGGCGCGGCCACGGCGCTTCGGCGACGACGATGCCGGTGCCCGCCCGCAGGGCGAATGGCGCCGCCCGGCCCCGGGCGCCCGCCGTGGCGACGATAGCCGCGACGCGCGCGGTGCCGGCGATGCGCGCGGCCCGCGCCCGCGCCGCTTCGGCGACGACGACGGCAACGCCCGCCCGCAGGGCGAGTGGCGCCGCCCGGCCCCGGGTGCCCGCCGTGGCGACGACAACCGCGACCCGCGCGGTGCCGGCGATGCACGCGGCCCGCGGCCGCGCCGCTTCGGCGACGACGACGGCAACGCCCGCCCGCAGGGTGAGTGGCGCCGCCCGGCCCCGGGCACTCGCCGTGGCGACGACAACCGCGACACGCGCGGTGCCGGCGATGCACGCGGCCCGCGCCCGCGCCGCTTCGGCGATGACGACGGCAACGCCCGCCCGCAGGGCGAATGGCGCCGCCCGGCCCCGGGTGCCCGTCGTGGCGATGACAATCGCGACGCACGCGGTGCGGGCGATGCGCGCGGACCGCGGCCGCGCCGCTTCGACGACGATGGCAGCGCACGACCGCAGGGTGAGTGGCGCCGCCCGGCTCCGGGTGCCCGACGCGCCGGCGATGCGCCAGCGCGTCCGCGCGATGCTGCCGGCGACGTGCGCGCCCGCCGCTTCAGCGACACCGCCGACCGCACCAAGCCCGCGCGCGCGCTGCCGGCCGAGCGGCAGGAAGCGCCCGAACCCGCTGCCGCGGACGGGCTGGTGCGCCTGTCCAAGCGCATGTCGGAGCTGGGATTGTGCTCGCGCCGCGAGGCCGACGAGTGGATCCCGCGCGGCTGGGTGCTGGTCGACGGCGAAGCCATCACCGAACTGGGCTCCCGCGTGCGCCCCGACGCCGAGATCGAGATCCTGCAGGCCGCCCGCTCCGAGCAGGGCGAGCGCGTGACGGTACTGCTGCACAAGCCGGTCGGTTATGTGTCCGGCCAGGCCGAGGACGGCTACGAGCCGGCGGCCGTGCTGTTCGCCGAAGAGAACCACTGGCAGGACGATCCGACCCGCAAGCGCTTCGCCCCGTGGCAGCGCAAGAACCTGGCGCCCGCCGGACGCCTCGACATCGACTCGACCGGCCTGCTGGTCCTGACCCAGGACGGCCGCGTCGCGCGCCAGCTGATCGGCGAGGACTCCACCATCGAGAAGGAGTACCTGGTGCGGGTGGTCTGGCATGCGCCGCAGGGTCGCGTCGAGCGCAACGTGGCCGATGTCTTTCCGGCCGAAAGCCTCGACAAGCTGCGCCACGGCCTCTCGCTCGACGGCGTCGAGCTCAAGCCCGCCAAGGTCAGCTGGCAGAACGAAGAGCAGCTGCGCTTCGTGCTGCGCGAAGGCCGCAAGCGCCAGATCCGCCGCATGTGCGAGCAGGTCGGCCTCGAAGTGGTGGGCCTGAAGCGCGTGCGCATGGGCCGCATCGTGCTGGGCGACCTGCCGGTCGGCCAGTGGCGCTTCCTCGGTCCGTTCGAGAAGTTCTGA
- a CDS encoding [protein-PII] uridylyltransferase has translation MSASSEAQLGARIRDQLKADKQALFDAFAAGGQVGTLLSQLRRAVDIALVTAWRELSLPEDAALVAVGGYGRGELFPHSDVDVLLLLSREPDADTIERLERFIGLCWDLGLEIGSSVRTVEDCLREARQDITIQTSLLEARLLTGDRQLFTVLREHYLAELDPAAFFQAKLLEMRQRHAKYQDTPYSLEPNCKESPGGLRDLQVILWMTKAAGLGDSWKELFQKGLLTQREAQELSHNERLLKTIRARLHLVAGRRQDVLVFDLQTALGEAFGYRQNANKRASEQLMRRYYWAAKAVTQLNSVLLLNIEALLFPSESKVTRVFNERFEERQGMLEITSDDLYEREPRAILETFLLYERTPGIKGLSPRTLRGLYNARTVMDARWRNDPENRRQFLAIVQEPQGITHALRLMNQTSVLGRYLINFRRIVGQMQHDLFHVYTVDQHILMVVRNMRRFAIVEHTHEFPFCSQLMASFDRPWVLWVAALFHDIAKGRGGDHSSLGAVDARRFCKQHGIAREDADLIAWLVEHHLTMSHVAQKQDLTDPDVVHAFARTVGSERYLTALYLLTVADIRGTSPKVWNAWKGKLLEDLYRITLRVLGGARVDPHSLWSQRKEETIAQLRLMAFDPDLGKPLWAQLDVAFFLRHDSRDIAWLTRHLYNRVDSDTPVVKARISPAGEGLQVAVYVKDQPDLFARICGYFERKAFSIQDAKIHTTRHGYALDTFQVIDPRISGAAAGQHTGSQGYRDIITLVEHELAERLHTQAALPEPTQGRLSRQSRSFPIKPRVDLRPDERGQYYLLALSANDRTGLLYAITRVLARHRVSVHTARINTLGERVEDMFLVDGSRLAADNKLQLQLEQDLLDALAI, from the coding sequence ATGTCCGCCTCGTCCGAAGCGCAGCTCGGCGCGCGCATCCGCGACCAGCTGAAGGCCGACAAGCAGGCGTTGTTCGATGCCTTCGCCGCGGGCGGCCAGGTCGGCACACTGCTGTCGCAGCTGCGCCGCGCGGTCGACATTGCCCTGGTCACGGCCTGGCGCGAACTGTCGCTGCCCGAGGATGCCGCGCTGGTGGCGGTCGGCGGCTACGGGCGCGGCGAGCTGTTCCCGCACTCCGACGTGGACGTGCTGCTGCTGCTGTCGCGCGAGCCCGATGCCGATACCATCGAGCGGCTCGAACGCTTCATCGGGCTGTGCTGGGACCTCGGCCTCGAGATCGGCTCCTCCGTGCGCACGGTGGAGGACTGCCTGCGCGAAGCGCGCCAGGACATCACCATCCAGACCTCGTTGCTGGAGGCGCGGCTGCTGACCGGGGACCGCCAGCTGTTCACGGTCTTGCGCGAGCACTACCTGGCCGAGCTCGATCCGGCGGCCTTCTTCCAGGCCAAGCTGCTGGAGATGCGCCAGCGCCACGCCAAGTACCAGGACACGCCGTACTCGCTCGAGCCCAACTGCAAGGAAAGCCCGGGCGGCCTGCGCGACCTGCAGGTGATCCTGTGGATGACCAAGGCGGCGGGGCTGGGAGACAGCTGGAAGGAACTGTTCCAGAAGGGTCTGCTGACGCAGCGCGAAGCCCAGGAGCTGTCGCACAACGAGCGCCTGCTCAAGACTATCCGCGCGCGCCTGCACCTGGTCGCAGGCCGTCGCCAGGACGTGCTGGTGTTCGACCTGCAGACGGCCCTGGGCGAAGCCTTCGGCTACCGCCAGAACGCCAACAAGCGCGCCAGCGAGCAGCTGATGCGCCGCTACTACTGGGCGGCCAAGGCCGTCACCCAGCTCAACAGCGTGCTGCTGCTCAATATCGAGGCCCTGCTCTTCCCCAGCGAATCGAAGGTGACGCGCGTGTTCAACGAGCGCTTCGAGGAGCGCCAGGGCATGCTCGAGATCACCAGCGACGATCTCTACGAGCGTGAGCCGCGCGCCATCCTCGAGACCTTCCTGCTGTACGAGCGCACGCCCGGCATCAAAGGGCTGTCGCCGCGCACGCTGCGCGGCCTCTACAACGCCCGCACCGTGATGGACGCGCGCTGGCGCAACGATCCGGAGAACCGCCGGCAGTTCCTCGCCATCGTGCAGGAGCCGCAGGGCATCACCCACGCGCTGCGCCTGATGAACCAGACCAGCGTGCTGGGCCGCTACCTGATCAATTTCCGCCGCATCGTCGGCCAGATGCAGCACGACCTGTTCCACGTCTACACCGTGGACCAGCACATCCTGATGGTGGTGCGCAATATGCGCCGCTTCGCCATCGTCGAGCACACGCACGAGTTCCCCTTCTGCAGCCAGCTGATGGCGAGCTTCGACCGCCCCTGGGTGCTTTGGGTGGCGGCGCTGTTCCACGATATCGCCAAGGGCCGCGGCGGCGACCATTCCTCGCTGGGCGCGGTCGACGCGCGCCGCTTCTGCAAGCAGCACGGCATCGCGCGCGAAGATGCCGACCTGATCGCCTGGCTGGTCGAGCACCACCTGACCATGAGCCATGTGGCGCAGAAGCAGGACCTGACCGACCCGGACGTGGTGCATGCCTTCGCCCGCACGGTGGGCAGCGAGCGCTACCTGACCGCGCTCTACCTGCTCACCGTGGCCGATATCCGCGGCACCAGCCCCAAGGTCTGGAACGCCTGGAAGGGCAAGCTGCTGGAAGACCTGTACCGCATCACGCTGCGCGTGCTGGGCGGCGCCCGCGTCGACCCGCATTCGCTGTGGTCGCAACGCAAGGAAGAGACCATCGCGCAACTGCGCCTGATGGCCTTCGATCCCGACCTCGGCAAGCCGCTGTGGGCGCAGCTCGACGTCGCCTTCTTCCTGCGCCATGATTCGCGCGATATCGCCTGGCTGACGCGCCACCTGTACAACCGCGTCGACAGCGATACGCCGGTGGTCAAGGCCCGCATCTCGCCGGCCGGCGAAGGCCTGCAGGTGGCGGTCTACGTCAAGGACCAGCCGGATCTGTTCGCGCGCATCTGCGGCTATTTCGAGCGCAAGGCCTTCTCCATCCAGGACGCCAAGATCCACACCACGCGCCACGGCTATGCGCTGGACACCTTCCAGGTGATCGATCCGCGCATCTCCGGCGCGGCGGCCGGCCAGCACACCGGCAGCCAGGGCTACCGCGACATCATCACGCTGGTCGAGCACGAACTGGCGGAACGCCTGCACACCCAGGCTGCGCTGCCGGAACCCACCCAGGGCCGGCTGTCGCGCCAGTCGCGCAGCTTCCCGATCAAGCCGCGCGTCGACCTGCGCCCGGACGAGCGCGGCCAGTACTACCTGCTGGCGCTGTCGGCCAACGACCGTACCGGCCTGCTCTACGCCATCACGCGCGTGCTGGCGCGGCACCGCGTTTCGGTCCATACCGCCCGCATCAATACCCTCGGCGAACGCGTCGAGGATATGTTCCTCGTCGACGGCAGCCGTCTCGCCGCCGACAACAAATTGCAGTTACAGCTTGAACAGGACCTGCTGGACGCGCTCGCCATCTGA
- the map gene encoding type I methionyl aminopeptidase: MSIHLKTAEDIAHMRVACRLASEVLDYITPFVKPGVTTGELDRLCHAYMRDVQGTVPAPLNYAPPGYPPFPAAICTSVNDVICHGIPGDRVLKSGDAVNLDITVITKEGYYGDTSRMFIAGEGSILAKRLAQVTFECMWKGIAQVRPGARLGDIGHAIQVHAEGAGYSVVREYCGHGIGKNFHEDPQVLHYGRPGTGMEIQAGMIFTVEPMINAGKRDIRTMPDHWTVKTRDRSLSAQWEHTVLVTETGFDVLTVSAGTQAPPAFVTESLAV, from the coding sequence ATGAGCATCCATCTGAAAACGGCCGAAGACATCGCCCACATGCGGGTGGCCTGCCGCCTCGCATCCGAAGTCCTCGACTACATCACCCCCTTCGTCAAGCCGGGCGTCACCACCGGCGAACTGGATCGGCTCTGCCATGCCTATATGCGTGACGTGCAGGGCACGGTGCCGGCGCCGCTGAATTATGCGCCGCCCGGCTACCCGCCCTTCCCCGCGGCGATCTGCACCTCGGTCAACGACGTGATCTGCCACGGCATCCCGGGCGACCGCGTGCTCAAGAGCGGCGACGCGGTCAACCTCGACATCACCGTCATCACCAAGGAAGGCTACTACGGCGACACCAGCCGCATGTTCATCGCCGGCGAGGGCTCGATCCTGGCCAAGCGACTGGCCCAGGTCACCTTCGAGTGCATGTGGAAGGGCATCGCCCAGGTGCGCCCGGGCGCGCGGCTGGGCGACATCGGCCACGCCATCCAGGTCCACGCCGAGGGCGCCGGCTACAGCGTGGTGCGCGAGTACTGCGGCCACGGCATCGGCAAGAACTTCCACGAGGATCCGCAGGTCCTGCACTACGGCCGCCCCGGCACCGGCATGGAAATCCAGGCCGGCATGATCTTCACGGTGGAGCCCATGATCAACGCCGGCAAGCGCGACATCCGCACCATGCCGGACCACTGGACCGTCAAGACGCGCGACCGCAGCCTGTCGGCGCAGTGGGAGCACACGGTGCTGGTCACGGAGACCGGCTTCGACGTGCTGACGGTCTCCGCCGGCACGCAAGCGCCGCCGGCCTTCGTCACCGAGTCCCTCGCGGTCTGA
- the rpsB gene encoding 30S ribosomal protein S2 encodes MSVTMREMLEAGCHFGHQTRFWNPKMAPFIFGHRNKIHIINLEKTLPMFQDALKYVRQLAANRGTVLFVGTKRQSREILAEEAGRAGMPYVDARWLGGMMTNFKTVKISIKRLKDMEAAKEAGALETMSKKEALMFEREMEKLEKSIGGIKDMNGIPDAIFVVDVGYHKIAVTEANKLGIPVIGVVDTNHSPEGIDYVIPGNDDSSKAVALYVRGVADAILEGRANAVQEVVEAVREGDEFVEVQEG; translated from the coding sequence ATGTCCGTCACGATGCGTGAAATGCTGGAAGCCGGTTGCCACTTTGGCCACCAGACCCGCTTCTGGAACCCGAAGATGGCCCCCTTCATCTTCGGTCATCGCAACAAGATCCACATTATCAACCTCGAAAAGACCCTGCCGATGTTCCAGGACGCGCTGAAGTACGTGCGTCAACTGGCAGCGAACCGCGGCACCGTCCTTTTCGTGGGCACCAAGCGCCAGTCGCGCGAGATCCTGGCTGAGGAAGCCGGCCGCGCCGGTATGCCGTACGTCGACGCCCGCTGGCTCGGCGGCATGATGACCAACTTCAAGACGGTCAAGATCTCGATCAAGCGCCTGAAGGACATGGAAGCCGCCAAGGAAGCCGGCGCGCTGGAAACCATGAGCAAGAAGGAAGCGCTGATGTTCGAGCGCGAGATGGAAAAGCTGGAAAAGTCCATCGGCGGCATCAAGGACATGAACGGCATCCCCGACGCCATCTTCGTGGTCGACGTCGGCTACCACAAGATTGCCGTCACCGAAGCCAACAAGCTGGGCATCCCCGTGATCGGCGTGGTCGATACGAACCACTCGCCGGAAGGCATCGACTATGTGATCCCGGGCAACGACGACTCGAGCAAGGCTGTCGCGCTGTACGTGCGCGGCGTGGCTGACGCCATCCTGGAAGGCCGCGCCAACGCGGTGCAGGAAGTGGTCGAAGCCGTGCGCGAAGGCGACGAGTTCGTCGAGGTCCAGGAAGGCTGA
- the tsf gene encoding translation elongation factor Ts, giving the protein MAAITASMVAELRAKTDAPMMECKKALTEAEGNMEKAEELLRVKLGNKASKAASRVTAEGVVASFIDGTVGALVELNCETDFVSKNDDFLAFSAKVAELVAKQSPADVAALSALEIDGVSVEATRTALIGKIGENLAIRRFVRYADGGKLVSYLHGTRIGVMVEFDGDEAAAKDVAMHVAAMKPVSLSSADVPAELIAKERSIAEQKAAESGKPAEIAAKMVEGSVQKYLKEVSLLNQPFVKNDKQTVEQMLKAANTSVKGFTLYVVGEGIEKKQDDFAAEVAAQVAAAQKA; this is encoded by the coding sequence ATGGCGGCAATTACCGCAAGCATGGTGGCTGAACTGCGCGCGAAGACCGACGCGCCGATGATGGAATGCAAGAAGGCCCTGACCGAGGCCGAAGGCAACATGGAAAAGGCCGAAGAGCTGCTGCGCGTGAAGCTGGGCAACAAGGCCAGCAAGGCCGCGTCGCGCGTCACGGCCGAAGGCGTGGTCGCGTCCTTCATCGACGGCACCGTCGGTGCCCTGGTCGAGCTGAACTGCGAGACCGATTTCGTATCGAAGAACGACGACTTCCTGGCATTCTCGGCCAAGGTCGCCGAGCTGGTGGCCAAGCAGAGCCCGGCCGACGTGGCTGCCCTGTCGGCCCTGGAAATCGACGGCGTGAGCGTCGAGGCAACCCGTACCGCCCTGATCGGCAAGATCGGCGAGAACCTGGCCATCCGCCGCTTCGTGCGCTACGCCGACGGTGGCAAGCTGGTGTCGTACCTGCACGGCACGCGCATCGGCGTGATGGTGGAATTCGACGGTGACGAAGCTGCCGCCAAGGATGTGGCGATGCACGTGGCCGCGATGAAGCCGGTGTCGCTGTCGTCGGCCGACGTGCCGGCCGAGCTGATCGCCAAGGAGCGCAGCATCGCCGAGCAGAAGGCAGCCGAATCGGGCAAGCCCGCCGAGATCGCCGCCAAGATGGTGGAAGGCTCGGTGCAGAAGTACCTGAAGGAAGTCTCGCTGCTGAACCAGCCGTTCGTGAAGAACGACAAGCAGACCGTCGAGCAGATGCTCAAGGCTGCCAACACCAGCGTCAAGGGCTTCACCCTTTACGTGGTGGGCGAGGGCATCGAGAAGAAGCAGGACGACTTCGCTGCGGAAGTGGCTGCCCAGGTAGCCGCGGCGCAGAAGGCCTGA
- the pyrH gene encoding UMP kinase: MPAYKRVLLKLSGEALMGDDAFGINRATIEGMVNDIAEIVKLGVQVAVVIGGGNIFRGVAGGAAGMDRATADYMGMLATMMNALALQDAMRHANIEGRVQSALRMDQVVEPYIRPRAIRQLEEGKVVIFAAGTGNPFFTTDTAAALRGSEIGAEIVLKATKVDGVYTADPKKDPSATRYTTITFDEAISRNLQVMDATAFALCRDQKLPIKVFSIVKPGALKRVILGEDEGTLVHV, from the coding sequence ATGCCAGCCTATAAGCGCGTCCTTTTGAAACTGTCCGGTGAGGCCCTGATGGGCGACGATGCCTTTGGCATCAACCGTGCCACCATCGAAGGCATGGTCAACGATATCGCCGAGATCGTGAAACTCGGCGTGCAGGTGGCGGTGGTCATCGGCGGCGGCAATATCTTCCGCGGCGTGGCTGGCGGTGCCGCCGGCATGGACCGCGCGACGGCCGACTACATGGGTATGCTGGCGACCATGATGAATGCCCTGGCCCTGCAGGATGCCATGCGCCACGCCAACATCGAAGGCCGCGTGCAGTCCGCGCTGCGCATGGACCAGGTGGTCGAGCCCTATATCCGCCCGCGTGCCATCCGCCAGCTCGAGGAGGGTAAGGTGGTGATCTTCGCCGCGGGCACCGGCAATCCCTTCTTCACCACCGACACCGCAGCCGCGCTGCGCGGTTCCGAGATCGGCGCGGAGATCGTGCTGAAGGCGACCAAGGTGGACGGCGTCTATACCGCCGACCCGAAGAAGGACCCGAGCGCCACGCGCTACACCACGATCACCTTCGACGAGGCCATCTCGCGCAACCTGCAGGTGATGGACGCCACCGCCTTCGCGCTGTGCCGCGACCAGAAGCTGCCGATCAAGGTGTTCTCCATCGTCAAGCCGGGTGCGCTCAAGCGCGTCATCCTGGGCGAGGACGAAGGTACGCTGGTGCATGTGTAG
- the frr gene encoding ribosome recycling factor: MSVADIKKSVEQKMQKSIEAFKADLAKIRTGRAHTGLLDHIQVDYYGSMVPVNQVANVGLADARTISVQPWEKKMVGAVEKAIRDSDLGLNPSTMGDVIRVPMPALTEERRKELTKVVKSEGESAKVAVRNLRRDANEQFKKLVKDKTISEDDERRGQDEVQKLTDKYVAEIDKMVAEKDKEIMTV; encoded by the coding sequence ATGAGCGTCGCCGACATCAAGAAGAGCGTCGAGCAGAAGATGCAGAAATCGATCGAGGCATTCAAGGCCGACCTGGCCAAGATCCGCACCGGTCGCGCGCATACCGGTCTGCTCGACCACATCCAGGTCGATTACTACGGCTCCATGGTGCCGGTCAACCAGGTGGCCAACGTCGGCCTGGCCGACGCGCGCACGATTTCGGTGCAGCCGTGGGAAAAGAAGATGGTCGGCGCCGTCGAGAAGGCCATCCGTGACTCGGACCTGGGCCTGAACCCCTCGACCATGGGCGACGTGATCCGCGTGCCGATGCCTGCGCTGACGGAAGAGCGCCGCAAGGAACTGACCAAGGTGGTCAAGTCCGAGGGCGAGAGCGCCAAGGTGGCGGTGCGCAACCTGCGCCGCGATGCCAACGAGCAGTTCAAGAAGCTGGTCAAGGACAAGACCATTTCCGAGGACGACGAGCGCCGCGGCCAGGACGAGGTGCAGAAGCTGACCGACAAATACGTGGCGGAAATCGACAAGATGGTCGCGGAAAAGGACAAGGAGATCATGACGGTCTGA
- a CDS encoding isoprenyl transferase, with amino-acid sequence MQHISSTLGVPDTSYVPRHVAIIMDGNGRWATQRHLPRIAGHTRGLEAVRAVVEASAARGVQYLTLFAFSSENWRRPVEEVSFLMRLFMSALRREVVKMHANNIRLKVVGDLSRFSARIQQLIRDAEARTAGNTGLTVTIAANYGGRWDLLQAMRKMLARSPMLDVDKIEEGELTPHLAMAYAPEPDLFIRTGGEQRISNFLLWQLAYSELYFTDVFWPDFDAAELDKAFASYRQRERRFGRTSAQVVAPSGLSGTA; translated from the coding sequence ATGCAGCACATCAGTTCCACGCTAGGCGTACCCGATACCAGCTACGTGCCCCGGCATGTCGCCATCATCATGGATGGCAACGGCCGCTGGGCGACCCAGCGGCATCTGCCGCGTATCGCCGGCCACACGCGCGGCCTGGAAGCCGTCCGGGCCGTGGTGGAGGCGAGCGCCGCGCGTGGCGTCCAGTACCTGACGCTGTTCGCCTTCAGCTCCGAGAACTGGCGCCGTCCGGTCGAGGAGGTCTCGTTCCTGATGCGGCTGTTCATGTCCGCCTTGCGCCGCGAGGTGGTCAAGATGCACGCCAACAACATCCGGTTGAAGGTGGTGGGCGACCTGAGCCGCTTCAGCGCGCGTATCCAGCAGTTGATCCGCGATGCCGAGGCGCGCACGGCGGGCAACACCGGCCTGACCGTGACCATCGCCGCCAACTACGGCGGCCGCTGGGACCTGCTGCAGGCCATGCGCAAGATGCTGGCGCGATCGCCGATGCTCGACGTGGATAAGATCGAAGAGGGGGAGTTGACGCCCCACCTGGCGATGGCCTACGCGCCGGAGCCGGACTTGTTCATCCGTACCGGCGGCGAGCAGCGCATCAGTAACTTCCTGCTCTGGCAGCTCGCCTATTCCGAGCTGTATTTCACCGACGTCTTCTGGCCCGACTTCGACGCCGCGGAACTGGACAAGGCCTTTGCCTCGTACCGCCAGCGCGAGCGCCGCTTCGGACGTACCAGTGCGCAGGTGGTGGCACCTTCGGGTCTGTCCGGCACGGCCTGA
- a CDS encoding phosphatidate cytidylyltransferase: MLITRVITALCLLLVLLPILFLAPPVALAGLVAVIVLLGGWEFGRLIGLPGAWAWGYGAACLLALLGWQALSDPALLVRLLQAAVVCWGIALVLLARGVRRATPGFTALGALLGLVMLPAFGHATMVLRQAGIGVLLSVAVLVWAADIGAYFVGKAVGRRKLAPTISPGKSWEGALGGWLLASLISLWLAASHVLAPTWFSRGADAMGLLPVALLVTLLVAASVIGDLFESLLKRQVGMKDSSALLPGHGGVLDRIDALLPVFPLAALLATFF, translated from the coding sequence ATGCTCATCACCCGTGTTATCACCGCGCTGTGCCTGCTGCTGGTGCTCCTGCCCATCCTGTTCCTGGCGCCGCCGGTCGCGCTGGCCGGCCTGGTGGCCGTGATCGTGCTGCTCGGCGGCTGGGAATTCGGCCGGCTGATCGGCTTGCCCGGCGCCTGGGCCTGGGGGTACGGCGCCGCCTGCCTGCTGGCGTTGCTCGGCTGGCAGGCGCTGTCGGATCCGGCACTGCTGGTACGCCTGCTGCAGGCGGCGGTGGTGTGCTGGGGCATCGCGCTGGTGCTGCTGGCGCGCGGCGTGCGGCGTGCCACGCCGGGCTTCACCGCGCTCGGCGCGTTGCTGGGCCTGGTGATGCTGCCCGCGTTCGGTCATGCCACCATGGTGCTGCGCCAGGCGGGCATCGGCGTGCTGCTGTCCGTGGCGGTGCTGGTGTGGGCCGCCGACATCGGTGCCTATTTCGTCGGCAAGGCCGTCGGCCGCCGCAAGCTGGCGCCGACCATCAGTCCCGGCAAATCCTGGGAAGGCGCGCTGGGTGGCTGGCTGCTGGCCTCGCTGATCTCTCTGTGGCTGGCTGCCAGCCACGTGCTGGCGCCGACCTGGTTCTCGCGCGGTGCCGATGCCATGGGCCTGCTGCCGGTGGCGCTGCTGGTGACGCTGCTGGTCGCAGCCAGCGTGATCGGCGACCTGTTCGAATCGCTGCTCAAGCGCCAGGTCGGCATGAAGGACAGCAGCGCGCTGCTGCCGGGCCACGGTGGCGTGCTCGATCGCATCGACGCCCTCCTGCCCGTCTTCCCGCTGGCCGCGCTGCTGGCGACCTTTTTCTAA